In Penaeus vannamei isolate JL-2024 chromosome 13, ASM4276789v1, whole genome shotgun sequence, the sequence AAAATACACCACAAAATACAGCCATGCACCACGTCCCataaataatagcataataatactAAGACAGCAGCTTGGTTCCCTAATGTACGTCGCCGTACACTGTACTAATATATGATCCATGTTTTTCTACAATCGACAATTTTTGTAGGTTGATTTACCATGATTAACATTACCAATATTTTATCATACCAACACTGCACTGTCCTGCCACAAACAGCACACATCTTTCAAAAATAGAgcttggttttccttttttcctattatattttcatttcatttatttatgatttatttgctcactgaattatcattattctaaagaATACATTTGTTtactgaaatatatattcatttgagcTATGCCAAAGTAGTTACTACTGAGTAAGTTTAGATGATTTTTTGTCACTGCACTAGATATGTATTTTTCACTGTAAAATACATGGATTTTAAAATTACCTAAGGATGAAGGAATTTGAAGACTGATTATTTAGGGAAGAACTAATAACTGACTCCTTTGTGACTAAGCACTTATGGAACCATCTCTGtataaaaacaattaataaactaaaattacAGTGAACATGCCATGTAGTCATGCTATTGGTGGCCAATGGATTGATATTCATTAAGGAAATTTACCAGGCATGTAAGAGTATGAAATTTCCTTCAACTAAATTTCAAACTGGTGAACTCCCCTTCTAGTGACTGTCCCTTTAGTCTTCTTTCTTATctaaatacagaaaagaaagttCTGTATTAAAGGATAATATTCCAAAAAGATTGATCCACAAATCTTAGTCATGCAGCTACTGTTTTTAATCATTGCTCCTCTTACCTGCTGTCTAAGACCATATAATTTTGCAAGAACTTGCGATCTTGATTCGTCACTGTAGATTTCTATGTCATCTCCAACACTGTTAGCTGGGTAAAAGCCTACAATGCCATGAGCAACTAAGGAGCCGTCTGCTATAATGTTTTTGAGAAGCTTTTGTGCATCATCATATACGCGCTTAGCTTCTGCTCCTGTAATTTGGGAAATCCAGTTGTAAGGGAATTTCATGATGATTTGGATATCAACAGCCAACAGTGAGTTCCCAAATGTGGTTTTGGCAGATGTGAACGGTTTAATGTCTctagatttctttctctttttttcttaaataataattgtaagaaaatctgacaataaaataaatatggcAAAAGACACATTGATGTATACCCATCCATAAAGAGGAAACTGATAGATTTCATTGGTAAATATGAAGAGATGATGAGGATTTAATACATGTAGTGCATTATATACAAAGTGAATGGTGACATGAGGATGTAGCAAAATTAAGCAGTTACCAATAAGCAGGTAAATAGTTGGTATCTATAGctaatttagaaaaaaagtaataacacatACATAGCCACAATATGTTAAAACTACTAGAACATGTATCACTGCCAATTACCAATTGACATTTCTAACCTATTTACAAATATTGGATTGTTGGTGATCCTCTGGAATCTATCCTAATGTCAAATCGAGAACAAAAATAGAATATTGCAAAAATTCATTTACAAATAAGATGCTAACTACTGTGGGTTGATACAAACCCCAATGACAAACTCTGAAGAAAAGCATGATTCTAAAAAGGTAATtaacaaaagaaacacaaactaGGCTTTGAAAAGGGGCAACTAATACTCACCTACAGTCTGATCCTTGAAAATCTTTGGGTATCCTCTGTTAGGATATTTCCCCCTCAACTGCCAGACATCAAAGAAGGGTTTCCAGTCAATGTATTGTGTCAGGAGGCTCAGATCATAGTTCCTGAAGACCTTAGTGTTCAGGAACTTTGGCACGACTAGAAAGGGAGAGTGATCATTGGAGATATGgaagtttttataattattttgtgaAGTATAATATGCCAGCCATTTCATCCTTTTCATTTTGTTAACACAAGACAAGGTACAGTGGAATAATCAAAGcataaaagagacaagaaagtacTCATGAAAACTGAAATTACTAATAACGCTAAGAATACTCCATTCCACTTTAACATCAAATATGACATTTAACATCACAACCAGCAACAACATCTTTTATGTTCTGTCTCATACTGATAGGGTTATCCACTAAAAAATAGGCAACATACCTGGTGATAACTCATTTTTCCAGTCTATGacaaattttcttttttgtgcttctTCTAAACTGACATATTTCTTCTCCTGGAGGCTATCATAGTGGTCTTCTCTTATTGCTTCATAATCCTCCTTCAGGTCATCtataaagtcatcataattatttgagTCCAGGAGGGAGGAACACTGTTGAGAAAACAGAGAATacataacaatataaaataataaaaatgtgtgAATAATTCTagagtatacacacataaatacatatacacacatgtacacataatcttcttattttcatttgcatattATCTTCTTGCACAGGGCTTTGACATGTTCAGATTTTTTATAAAATTTGTAATCTGGCTTTGCTAATAATATCTAATTTTCTCAAaatatttcagaaaataatcCATTTCACAAATCTTACTTACCACAACCACACTCTTGGATGCATCTAACACATGCACTACTGGGTGTTTATACCTTGGTGCAATTTTGACTGCAGTGTGAGCTCTTGAAGTTGTTGCTCCACCAATAAGTAATGGTATCTGTAAAATAAATCTTTCTGTAGGACTCTGGAATACATTCTTTGTGTTTCAGTCTGCTTCAAGAATAtacactcaaaaaaaagaaaagaaaagaaaaaaagccggAGTAGGATATGCAATAATATTACTACAATATTTTTTCCatcatacctatataaatatgctAATTTTTAATCTCACCTGCAAGCCCAATCTTTCCATCTCCCGAGCAACAAAGATCATTTCATCAAGAGAGGGAGTAATCAACCCTGACAAGCCCAATATGTCTGCTTTCTCTGCAATTACTGCTTCCAGAATCTTGTCACAGGGACACATAACCCCCAAGTCAACCACTCGGTAATTATTGCACCCTAGAACTACACCAACAATATTCTTTCCGATGTCATGGACATCACCCTTGACTGTAGCCAGGACAATGGTGCCATTATACCTGTCATTGTCAGAAAGTTCCTCACTGTTCATGAGCTGGGCAGCACGCTCCTCTTCCATGAATGGGATTAAATATGCAACGGCTTTCTTCATCACGCGGGCTGACTTGATGACTTGGGGAAGGAACATTTTACCAATGCCAAACAATTCTCCAACTATACTCATTCCGCTCATGAGTGGTCCTTCAATAACATTCAGGGGCCTTGGGTATTTTTCTTTACATTGTCTTGCTTCCTCTGTGTCCAATTCAATGTACTTATCAATACCTTTCACTAAAGAATGCTGTAATCTCTCCTCAATTGATTTCGTCCGCCAGTCATCAGTGACTGTTCCAACTTTGGTCTGTTCTGAGGACTTCTCTGCATAGGTTAACAACTTTTCAGTACCACTTGGGTCTAAATTCCACAATATAACCTCACACAACTGTAAGAGCtctttgttgatatcatcatagAGAGGCAGGCAACCCGCATTTACAATACCCATATCCATGCCTGCTGCAATAGCATGGTAGAGAAACACAGAGTGCATTGCCTCACGGATGGTGTCCTTCCCTcggaacgaaaaggagaaattgCTAACACCACCACTCACTCTTGCACCCGGGCAAGTGCTCTGAAAACAAGATTCTCTTGACAATCACAGAGAAATGTTGCTCTTTCATAAGGTGCAAATGTTTTTTCCATGTAtcaattattatttcaaaaattgtGAAGCTTAATTTGAAAATAATTAGGACATTCAGAGACAGTTAATTGAATCCTAtaatgaagaaacaaaaagaaatatataacagAGAGAAGAAACTTGGAAGGGACAGGCAAAGAGGAGtatatagaggaggaggaggaggaggaaaaggaggaagatgaagaagaggagagggaggggaagggacagagggagaaagaaaaagattgaaaggAGAAgtgaggtgaagaggagaggagagaggagagaagaggagatggaggaggaggaagacaatgagggaaagtgggtggggaaagagagagaagagagagagaagagagagaagagagagagaagagaagagagagagaagagaagagagagagaagagaagagagagagagagagaagagagagaagatagagagagagagaagatagagagagagagaagatagagagagaaaagagagagagagagagagagaaaagagagaaaagagagagagaaaagagagagagaaaagagagagagaaaagagagagagagagagagagagagagagagagagagagagagagagagagagagagagagagagagagagagagagagagagagagagagagagagagagagagagagagagagatgaattaccTTGATTAATTTTGTAGCCTCAATGAAGTTGATGCCATAAACATTATGTTCCTCTATGCCAGTTGCAACAGTCAAAATGTTGGGGTCAAAAATAATGTCATTTGGGTCAAATCCAACTTTCTCTGTCAAAAGTTTGTAGGAGCGTTGACATATGCTTACTTTATTTTCTATATCCACAGCCTGCAAATGTAAAAATAACTTAAGTCTCACCTAACATACATGCAAACCCTCTTCTTAGGATACTGTATGTCTCAGAAAATATAAAAGGAACAGAATACATAATAAACTTTCCTTGGTACCAAATCTATCACTATAACATtaaaatgttatcaatattgttaagcatacattcttttgattttttctttcacaGATAATAAGAGGCAAGTTTCAATCACATCTCGAACACAGCATTTTACACTTTCATCAATACAATACACACATCTCCAAATTCCAAAGTATAGAAGATCACAATTATTCCCAAAAACAACATTGTCTTCCAGTGCGTACCTGCCCTGTTTCATCAAAGGCCATGACAACCACTGCAGCCCCATGCTTTTTTATGATTCTAGCTTTCTGAAGAaagtcctcttctccttccttcagtGAGATAGAGTTTACTATACATTTCCCTTGTATCACTTTGAGGCCTGCTTCAATCACTTCAAAGTTGGAAGAGTCGATACACATCGGGAcctgcaaagaaaaaaacatacaggtATTAAATTTACACAGGTCATGTGTTTGAAGGAGTGAAAAATCTACTAGATCTCTTACTCAGAAAGATATTGCTCTATAGCTAAATGTAAAATTAAAATTAACAATCTGTccagggggggggaaaaaacatTGTAAATTAAATTATGGTCTTCTCTTGGCAAATTTGAGGATCAAAGAATGTTTAATTGTATTTCCTAACAATGTCACAACTACTAAAAGTTAAATAAATTGTAGGAACCATAAATGTAAAACAGCCATGATATAACAAAAAGCCACATATTAAAAAGCAGGGAAAATTAATCACTAAACTTAATTCCATAATTTTGCACTAGTACTTCAGCAAATTTAATAGTGTTACAACTGCAATATAAAAACTAACCTTACAGATGTCAGGCTCTGTGGCAATAAGGTTAAGGAAGCGAGACATAGCAGCTTTGCCGTCTAACAAACCTTCGTCCATGTTAATGTCCAACACCTGGGCACCATTTTCTACCTGTAACCAAGTCAAAAATTTGTGTCAAGTATATCACCTCTATCATTTGCTGCAAAATGAGATCTAAAGAAGTTTGTAATaatgcattatcatttttttagttatatataatcTTTACTTCTTGATAGTTATAATAGTTTGTAGATATCATCTGCAGTCAGTTGAATCAAAGAGATGCTGCACATCTAATACAAATTCTGAAAAAAGTGTCTTGGCTTTCTATACTGAGCTATGAAACATTCTCGTTGCATCCATTCATCTTTAGGTAAGGGAAGAAAAAACAGTGCATACCTGTGCTTTAGCAATTGCAAGTGCCTCTTCATACTGGTTATTCTTAATCAGTCTGCAGAACTTCCTTGATCCTGCAACATTGCACCTTTCACctgaaataagagataaaaacaaTTAAAGTCCATAAGATTGCAAAATAATTGAGTTCCATATGCAGCAAAACAAAAACTTtggttcatggtaattcctttcaTATCTTTAATAGGAACTTTAATAAATCAATTATAATACTAACATGCAGAGACATATtcattgataaaaaatatacaggAGCCCATTCCCCTGGGGATTGTCACCAAAATGGGCAAATTTTGTCTCTTATTTCTGGAATTATTGAAATGATTTCTAAACAGAGATGGCACTCAGGGTTTGGGCccatattctttatattttgggAGAAGCATGCCTCCATTTTAGCACAAAGTGAGCAACTCAAAGccctttttttttgctatatagGGGACTAAAAGAGCTGCaaccaatataaataaataaatgataaataaacaacatacacacacacacacacacacacacacacacacacacacacacacacacacacacacatacctacacacacacacacatatatatatttatatatatgcatacatatatatatatatatatatatatatatatatatatatatatatatatatatatagatatagatatatatgtatatatatatatagatatagatatagatatatagatatatatatatatatatatatatatagatatatatgtatatatatatagatatagatatagatatatagatatatatacatgtatatatatatatatatatgtatatatatagatatacatatgtatatatattatatatatatatatatttatatatatatatatgcatacatacatatatatgcatacatacatatatatgcatacatatatatatatatatatgcatacatacatatatatgcatatatacatatatatgcatatatacatatatatgcatatatacatatatatgcatatatacatatatacatatatatgcatatatacatatatatgcatatatacatatatatgcatatatacatatatacatatatacatacatacatatatatatatatatatatatatatatatatatatatatatatatatatatatgtgtgtgtgtgtgtgtgtgtgtgtgtgtgtgtgtgtgtgtgtgtgtgtgtgtgtgtgtgtgtgtgagtgtgtgtatgtatgttgtttatttatcatttatatatatgtatatacatatatatatatatatatatatatatatatatatatatatatatatatatatatatatatatatatatatacacatatatatatcatgtgaacacaaaaatgaaaatgaaattacccacaatgagaattgaaaataagcatgacatttcaaactatctatctatctatatccatatatatccatatatatatatatatatatatatatgcatatctatatatatctatatctatctatatatacatatacatatacatgtacatacatatatatatatataaatatatatatatataaatatatatatataaatatatatatatatatatatatataaatatgtataaatataaatatatatatatatatatataaatatatatatatatataaatatatatatatataaatatatataaaaataaatacatatatataaataaataaataaataaataaataaatatatatatatatatatatatatatatatatatatatatatatatatatatatatatatatatatatatatatatatgcgtatatatatatatatatatatatttatatatatatatattatatatatataatatatatatatataaatatatatatatatatatatatatatataaatatatatatatatatatatatatatatttatatatatatatattatatatatataatatatatatatatatatatatatatatatatacatatatatatatacatatatatatatataatatatatataaatatatatataaatatatatatatataaatatatatatataaatatatatatatataaatatatataaatatatatataaatatatatatatatatatatatatatataaataaatatatatatatataaatatatatatatatacatatatatatatataaatatatatataaatatatatatgtatatataaatattatatatatatatatatatatatatatatatatatatatatatatatatatatatatatatatgtgtgtgtgtgtgtgtgtgtgtgtgtgtgtgtgtgtgtgtgtgtgtgtgtgtgtgtgtgtgtgtgtgtgtgtaaatatatatacatacatgtgtgtatatatatgtatatacatatatgtatacataaatatatacatacatatatatatatttacatatatatatatatatatatatatatatgtaaatatatgtatatatatatatatatatatatatatatatatatatatatatatatatatatatatatatatgtatatatgtatatgtatgagagtgcatatatatatatatatatatatatatatatatatatatatatatatatatatatatatatatatatatatatattatatattttatatatatatacatatatttattatatattttatatatttatatatattttatatatttatatatatatatgtatatatacatatatacatatatatatatatatgtatatatgtatatatatatatatacatatatatatatatatatatatatatatatatatatatatatatctacagacatatatatatatatccatatatatatatctatatacatatatatatatatttatatatatacacacacatatatatatatatatatatatatatatatatatatatatatatatatatatatatatatatatatgtgtgtgtgtgtgtgtgtgtgtgtgtatgtgtgtgtgtgtgtgtgtgtgtgtgtgtgtgtgtgtgtgtgtgtgtgtgtgtgtgtatgtatatatatatatatgtatatatatatatatatatatatatatatatatatgcatatatatatatatatatatatatatatatatatatatatatatatatatatgtgtgtgtgtgtgtgtgtgtgtgtgtgtgtgtgtgtgtatatatatatatatatatattatatatatatattatatatatatattatatatatatattatatatatatatatgtatatatatgtatatatatgtatatatatatgtatatatatgtatatatatatgtatatatatatatatatatatatatatatatgtatatgtatatatatatatgtatatgtatatatatatatgtatatgtatatatatatatgtatatatatatatatatatatatatatatatatatatatatatatatatatatatatatatatatatatatatgtatatatatatatatatatatatatatatatatatatatatatatatatgtatgtatgtatgtatgtatgtatatatatatatatatatatatatatatatatatatatatgtatatatatatatatatgtatatatatatatatatgtatatatatatatatgtatatatatatatatatatatatatatatatatatatatatatatatatatatatatatatatatatatatatatatatatatatatatatatatatatatacatatatatatatatatatatatatatatatatatatatatatttatatatatccatacatacagacatacatacagacatacatatatatatatatatatatatatatatatatatatatatatatatatatatatatatatatatatatatatatatatatatatacatatatatatatcatgtgaacacaaaaatgaaaatgaaattagccacaatgagaattgaaaataagcgtgacatttcaaactatctatctatctatatccatatatatccatatatatatatatatatatatatatatatatatatatatatatatgcatatctatatatatctatatctatctatatatacatatacatatacatgtacatacatacatacatatatatatatatatatatatatatatatatatatatatatatatatatatatatatataaatatatatatatataaatatatataaaaataaatacatatatataaataaataaataaataaataaatatatatatatatatatatatatatatatatatatatatatatatatatatatacatatatgcatatctatgtacctatctatctatctatatacatatatatatatatatatatatatatatatatatatatatatatatatatacatacatatatatatataaatatatatatatatatatatatataaatatatatatatatatatataaatatatatatataaatatatatatatataaatatatatatatatatatataaatatatatatataaatatatatatataaatatatatatatatatatatttatatatatatatatatatatatatatataaatatatatatataaatatatatatatataaatatatatataaatatatatatataaatatatatatataaatatatatatatataaatatatatatataaatatataaatatatatataaatatatataatatatatatataaatatatatatataaatatatatatatatatatatatatataaatatatatatataaatatatatatatatatatataaatatataaatatatatatatatatatatatatatatatatatataaataaacatatatatataaatataaacatatctatctatatatatatatatatatatatatatatatatatatatatatatatatagatatatatatatatatatatatatataaataaatattatatatagatatatatataaataaagaaataaataaataaatatatatatatatatatatatatatatatatatacatatatgcatatctatctacctatctatctatatatatacatatatatatatatatatatatatatatatatatatatatatatatatatatatacatacatatatatacatatgcatatatacacatatacatatatacacatatacacatacacacacacacacacacacacacacacacacacacacacacacacacacacacacacacacacatatatatatatatatatatatatatatatatatatttatatctatctatctatctatatatatatatatatatatatatatatatatataagtatatatatatatatatatatatatatatatatatataagtatatatttatatctatatatctatatccatatctatatctatatatatatatatatacacacacacatatacacatacacatatatacaaagctACTCCTTTTTATATGTCAAATTGACACAGGGTATAAGGATTTAGATCACAAATAAGTCATTAAAAAATTATGAATACAACTCTTGAAAAACACTGAAAACAGAATACTGTACATACCAATATTAACAAAGTTGGTTTCCTTGGTAATCCTCATGGGCTCCAACCCTGACAATAGCATTGCATCTTCATACAAGGATGACGGGGGGATGCGAGGTTGAATATCTGCCACAGCCTCTGCTATTGCCCTGTAATTTTTGAGTCATGTAGAAGTAGAATAAAGTGGTTGAATCCCTGATTAAAAGGACTGACGACTTTCATCAAGGCAAAAAAATTTAACACCTGGCAAGGATTAGATGTAtgcattttcatttccctttttatgAACTTGCTAGGGACTTAAACTTATGAACAGCAGCAGAATATATTgacaatttatacatatacagtaaaaTTACCATAAAGTGTTTAAATCTTAAAAATCTCCTTGAACTTTTAATATCATATGTAAATTAACATGACTTTTTAAGACCAAGTTTTAGTGGAAATCCTAGGAAGGGGAGCTCAGTATCTCACAAAGAAACTTTCAATCTGCACAAAGTtgtcgtgtg encodes:
- the LOC113812271 gene encoding methionine synthase codes for the protein MTLNKRPAAMSGRAQEIQQALEERILVIDGAMGTMIQRHKLEEEDYRGEEFKDHSCCLKGNNDLLSLTRPQIILGIHKEYLEAGADIIETNTFSGTKVAQADYKLEHICYRLNLESARLARRAADEVTAATGKQRYVAGALGPTNRTLSISPSVERPDFRNITFDELVHAYSEQAKGLLDGGVDILLVETVFDTANARAALFGIQSLFETEYDPVPVFVSGTIVDKSGRTLSGQMGDAFIISVSHAQPMCIGLNCALGAVEMRPFIESIGLNTKSFVICYPNAGLPNTFGDYDETPETTANHIREFARDGLVNVVGGCCGTTPDHIRAIAEAVADIQPRIPPSSLYEDAMLLSGLEPMRITKETNFVNIGERCNVAGSRKFCRLIKNNQYEEALAIAKAQVENGAQVLDINMDEGLLDGKAAMSRFLNLIATEPDICKVPMCIDSSNFEVIEAGLKVIQGKCIVNSISLKEGEEDFLQKARIIKKHGAAVVVMAFDETGQAVDIENKVSICQRSYKLLTEKVGFDPNDIIFDPNILTVATGIEEHNVYGINFIEATKLIKSTCPGARVSGGVSNFSFSFRGKDTIREAMHSVFLYHAIAAGMDMGIVNAGCLPLYDDINKELLQLCEVILWNLDPSGTEKLLTYAEKSSEQTKVGTVTDDWRTKSIEERLQHSLVKGIDKYIELDTEEARQCKEKYPRPLNVIEGPLMSGMSIVGELFGIGKMFLPQVIKSARVMKKAVAYLIPFMEEERAAQLMNSEELSDNDRYNGTIVLATVKGDVHDIGKNIVGVVLGCNNYRVVDLGVMCPCDKILEAVIAEKADILGLSGLITPSLDEMIFVAREMERLGLQIPLLIGGATTSRAHTAVKIAPRYKHPVVHVLDASKSVVVCSSLLDSNNYDDFIDDLKEDYEAIREDHYDSLQEKKYVSLEEAQKRKFVIDWKNELSPVVPKFLNTKVFRNYDLSLLTQYIDWKPFFDVWQLRGKYPNRGYPKIFKDQTVGAEAKRVYDDAQKLLKNIIADGSLVAHGIVGFYPANSVGDDIEIYSDESRSQVLAKLYGLRQQAEKESHDPFCCISDFIAPKETGVKDYIGMFAVTAGFGTEELCKRFQADFDDYNVILVKAIADRLAEAFAEELHERVRKDLWGYASDEYLEANDLHRIKYQGIRPAPGYPSQPDHQEKQTMWSLMGVEEATGIGLTEALAMTPAASVSGLYFANPKSHYFSVGKVEKDQVMDYAKRRGTDVQVVERWLGTNLSYDVVEE